One window of Dyadobacter sandarakinus genomic DNA carries:
- a CDS encoding serine hydrolase, which yields MRKLLFAAAFMALPAFSFAQINITKAHIAAYDQYVEEVRKDWEVPGLAMTIVKDGKVILKKGYGVRELGKPEPVDTMTLFACASTTKAMTVTLLGMLVDEGRLRWNDPVQKFLPELQLYDPYVSREVTIRDLLVHNTGVGGTDYFTGAMQIPVAEMIRRMPLVKPSYSFRDGFVYQNIMYSFAGRIIERITGKTWAEVIRERIFLPLHMDGTAAKRGLAKSANMTRPHFRMEDTIRVIPYGPDSEIGSAGAVWSNAEDIGKWVISMLDSSRYDGGRLLKPGTWTEIFQPQTYFPADEYPTMQLVKPAWRTYALGWYQHDYKGRKLNFHTGSLGGLTAITAQLPEEGLGIFIFGNLDHAEARHVLMYKALDWFALGGDRDWNSEIKALYEDLSVKNARQTIAFESRRQADTKPSLPLDKYAGRYRSALYGEAEVVVKGDALYFNVNNFLRATLPHWEYDSFYGVQEKTWNGKVMARFTLSQDGSVRELVFGGMSFGR from the coding sequence ATGAGAAAGTTGCTTTTTGCCGCGGCGTTTATGGCTTTACCGGCATTTTCTTTTGCACAGATCAACATTACAAAAGCACACATTGCAGCGTACGACCAGTACGTGGAGGAGGTAAGAAAAGACTGGGAAGTGCCCGGCCTCGCCATGACAATTGTCAAAGACGGCAAGGTGATCCTTAAAAAAGGGTATGGTGTGCGGGAACTCGGAAAGCCTGAGCCTGTGGACACGATGACCCTTTTTGCCTGCGCATCCACGACCAAGGCAATGACCGTCACACTGCTGGGCATGCTGGTGGACGAAGGAAGGCTGCGCTGGAATGATCCGGTGCAGAAGTTCCTCCCGGAGTTACAGCTGTACGACCCCTATGTGTCGCGGGAGGTCACCATCCGCGATCTTCTTGTGCACAATACCGGCGTGGGCGGAACGGATTATTTTACAGGCGCCATGCAGATTCCGGTTGCCGAGATGATCCGGCGGATGCCCCTGGTGAAGCCTTCGTATAGTTTCAGGGATGGATTTGTGTATCAGAATATCATGTATTCCTTTGCAGGCCGCATCATTGAGCGTATAACCGGTAAAACCTGGGCGGAGGTGATCAGGGAGCGTATTTTCCTGCCCCTGCACATGGATGGTACCGCAGCCAAGCGAGGACTGGCCAAAAGCGCCAACATGACCCGGCCACACTTCCGCATGGAGGATACGATTCGTGTGATCCCGTATGGGCCCGACAGTGAGATCGGGTCGGCAGGGGCCGTGTGGTCCAATGCGGAGGATATCGGCAAGTGGGTGATCAGCATGCTCGACAGCAGCAGGTACGATGGAGGCAGGCTCCTGAAGCCGGGTACCTGGACGGAGATTTTCCAGCCGCAGACATACTTCCCGGCAGATGAGTACCCCACCATGCAACTCGTAAAGCCTGCCTGGCGAACCTACGCCCTAGGGTGGTACCAGCACGATTACAAAGGCAGGAAGCTCAACTTCCATACCGGCAGCCTGGGTGGACTCACGGCCATTACGGCCCAGCTGCCGGAAGAAGGCCTGGGCATTTTCATCTTCGGCAACCTGGACCATGCGGAGGCGCGGCACGTGCTGATGTACAAGGCGCTCGACTGGTTTGCATTGGGTGGAGACCGGGATTGGAACAGTGAGATAAAAGCCCTCTATGAAGATCTTTCCGTAAAAAACGCACGCCAGACCATTGCATTTGAATCCAGAAGACAGGCGGATACCAAGCCGTCACTGCCGCTTGACAAGTATGCCGGCAGGTATCGGAGTGCATTGTACGGCGAGGCCGAAGTAGTGGTCAAAGGAGATGCATTGTACTTCAATGTCAACAATTTTTTGAGGGCTACTTTGCCGCACTGGGAGTACGACAGCTTTTATGGCGTCCAGGAAAAAACCTGGAATGGCAAAGTCATGGCAAGGTTTACCCTGTCACAGGATGGAAGCGTGCGGGAACTGGTTTTTGGAGGAATGTCCTTCGGGAGGTAG
- a CDS encoding cystathionine gamma-synthase family protein has product MGYSGLQKGTVSVWGGETERFYKGATTVPVVQSVAFSYGDPDEWYEVATGRAEGYIYSRNTNPTVRVLEEKIRALEGAEAATSFSTGMGAISNTLWALLGPGKRVVTIKDTYGGASRLFLDFLPAYGIEVTLCETGNHEEMEAEIARGCDLVYLETPTNPTLKVVDVARLSLAARTAGAVTVVDNTFATPINQNPLSLGADLVIHSATKFLCGHSDAMGGLLCGKAALVQKVYGFREINGASLQGDPAYMILRGMKTLELRIERQNASAMQVAQYLLAHPAVENVFYPGLPSHHGYEVASTQMSGYGGVLSFALKGGYDAVKAFLPKLRLVHLAASLGSVSTLAGPPRTTSHVELTEEQRALLGIPESLIRYSVGIENVQDLIADLGQALAVLSAPPTPEVR; this is encoded by the coding sequence ATGGGTTATTCCGGACTTCAGAAAGGTACCGTCTCCGTTTGGGGCGGTGAAACCGAGCGTTTTTATAAGGGTGCCACGACGGTACCCGTTGTGCAAAGTGTGGCATTCTCTTACGGCGATCCGGACGAGTGGTATGAGGTAGCCACCGGCCGGGCCGAAGGCTACATTTACAGTCGCAATACCAACCCGACCGTGCGCGTGCTCGAAGAAAAGATCAGGGCACTGGAAGGTGCGGAAGCCGCGACTTCTTTTTCCACGGGTATGGGCGCCATCAGCAACACCCTATGGGCACTGCTCGGGCCGGGCAAAAGGGTGGTAACGATCAAAGATACATACGGTGGCGCAAGCCGCCTTTTTCTTGATTTTTTGCCGGCTTACGGCATTGAGGTGACCCTTTGCGAGACCGGTAACCATGAAGAAATGGAAGCCGAAATTGCGCGGGGATGCGACTTGGTTTATCTTGAAACCCCTACCAATCCCACGCTCAAAGTCGTCGATGTAGCCCGGCTTTCACTGGCTGCACGTACAGCCGGGGCAGTTACGGTCGTGGACAATACTTTTGCAACCCCCATTAACCAGAATCCCCTGAGCCTGGGCGCCGACCTGGTTATCCATAGTGCTACCAAGTTCCTGTGCGGGCATTCTGATGCGATGGGCGGCCTGCTTTGCGGCAAGGCAGCTTTGGTGCAGAAGGTGTATGGATTCAGGGAAATCAATGGAGCCAGCTTGCAGGGCGACCCTGCCTACATGATCCTGAGGGGTATGAAGACGCTCGAACTCCGCATTGAGCGTCAGAATGCGTCGGCGATGCAGGTCGCGCAGTACCTGCTCGCACACCCCGCTGTCGAAAACGTATTTTATCCCGGCCTGCCGTCCCATCATGGTTATGAGGTGGCCAGCACACAGATGTCGGGCTACGGAGGGGTACTTAGCTTTGCATTAAAAGGAGGGTACGATGCTGTAAAAGCATTTTTACCCAAACTCAGACTCGTGCACCTGGCCGCCAGCCTGGGGTCCGTAAGTACCCTTGCGGGCCCGCCGCGCACCACCAGCCACGTGGAGCTCACGGAGGAGCAGCGTGCATTGCTGGGTATTCCGGAGAGCCTCATCAGGTACTCGGTCGGCATTGAGAATGTACAGGATCTCATCGCTGATCTCGGTCAGGCACTGGCTGTCCTGTCAGCACCACCAACCCCGGAAGTGCGATGA
- a CDS encoding TonB-dependent receptor domain-containing protein, with protein sequence MKKFLPAILALFITCMTPVLAQFPAGGTTQPKAIPGTAGDQSPKGSSKITGTIADSASAKGIEFASIALYNTQSNQAVDGTVADDKGKFELSKIPEGQYRILISFIGYANKTLGNIKLAKGQELNLGTVQLSSNTRTLNEVTVTGQAALIEEKVDRLVYNAEKDITAKGGDATDVLRKVPLLTVDLDGNVSLRGSQNIRVLINNKPSTIIANSVADAMKQIPADQIKSVEVITSPSAKYDAEGSGGIINIITKKNSLQGLNLNLDSGVGNRGSILSLNGGYRKGKAGFTLGGFGRANYNTVTRTTLDQTSVVNDLTTLTNQTGDGSSRGLFGNYNLGFDYDLAKNQSITAGVKYGVRNFTSQQDLITRIYNNGSLDETSGRNVEAKNLSGTVDVNLDYLHTFKPQQEWSISTLYSRNDLKNNFDADLLNGSSEITNRQRNLNDNINQEFTFQSDYQTPIRKNQLIEFGGKGIFRQVNSSYRYLIAENTGGYVPETDQPSGDLEYHQNIAAGYTSYTYTTKKRYTIKGGLRYEHTFIDASTNEGVVGVGNYGVLVPSVNASKTFKGTTVKLAYNRRIQRPGLQQLNPNFNAANPQNITIGNPELRPELTNNFEVGLSKNIKKTFVNATFFGRVTNNAITQVRQPSDTLEGAIITTYENIGRQHAYGVNLFANIAATSKINFGIFANGFYTILTGQTTAQNGTPEELTNDGINISGGMFAQATFNNGWAAQAFGFMQGTQIQLQGKQGGFGFYTVGAKKEFANKKASIGLAAENFLTRRFRMRTELNSIQFNQVNNVYLYNRGLRLTFTYKIGKMTMDAPRRKAKSVNNDDVKSEGGTQGSGTQGGQPGGGRQ encoded by the coding sequence ATGAAAAAATTTCTGCCAGCCATTCTTGCCCTCTTCATCACCTGCATGACGCCTGTACTTGCGCAGTTTCCCGCAGGCGGAACTACGCAGCCCAAGGCCATTCCGGGCACTGCCGGAGACCAGAGCCCCAAAGGCAGCTCGAAGATCACCGGCACCATCGCAGACTCTGCTTCGGCCAAAGGGATTGAGTTTGCCAGCATTGCGCTTTATAATACCCAGTCAAACCAGGCGGTAGACGGTACCGTAGCGGACGATAAGGGCAAGTTTGAGCTCAGCAAAATACCTGAGGGTCAGTACCGAATCCTCATTTCGTTTATCGGTTATGCCAATAAAACACTTGGTAATATCAAACTGGCGAAAGGCCAGGAACTGAACCTGGGTACAGTTCAGCTATCGTCGAATACCAGGACACTGAACGAGGTAACCGTTACGGGACAGGCTGCATTGATCGAGGAAAAAGTGGACCGGCTGGTTTACAATGCGGAGAAAGACATCACTGCAAAAGGCGGCGATGCCACGGATGTGCTGCGTAAGGTACCCCTGCTCACGGTAGACCTGGACGGAAACGTATCCCTTCGCGGGAGCCAGAACATCCGCGTCCTCATCAACAACAAGCCCAGTACGATCATCGCCAACAGTGTGGCGGATGCCATGAAGCAAATTCCGGCGGACCAGATCAAATCGGTAGAGGTGATCACGAGCCCGTCGGCGAAGTATGATGCGGAAGGATCGGGAGGTATCATCAACATTATTACCAAGAAAAACAGTCTGCAGGGGCTTAATCTGAACCTTGATTCGGGCGTGGGTAACCGGGGCTCCATCCTGTCACTGAACGGCGGGTACCGGAAAGGGAAGGCAGGATTTACGCTCGGGGGATTCGGACGGGCTAATTACAACACCGTGACGCGCACTACCCTCGACCAGACAAGTGTGGTGAACGACCTGACTACCCTGACCAACCAGACAGGAGATGGAAGCAGCCGGGGCCTGTTCGGGAATTATAATCTGGGTTTTGACTATGACCTGGCCAAGAACCAGAGTATTACGGCGGGTGTAAAATACGGCGTGCGCAACTTCACGAGCCAGCAGGACCTAATCACAAGAATCTATAATAACGGGTCGCTGGACGAAACATCGGGCAGGAATGTGGAGGCCAAGAACCTTTCGGGTACGGTGGATGTGAACCTCGACTACCTGCATACTTTCAAGCCGCAGCAGGAATGGAGCATTTCGACCCTGTACAGCCGCAACGATCTGAAGAACAACTTTGATGCCGACCTGCTCAATGGCAGCAGTGAAATCACCAACCGCCAGCGGAACCTGAACGACAACATCAACCAGGAGTTTACTTTTCAGAGTGACTACCAGACACCGATCAGAAAAAACCAGCTGATCGAATTTGGCGGAAAAGGCATTTTCAGACAGGTAAACAGCAGCTACCGCTACCTGATTGCGGAAAATACCGGGGGCTATGTACCTGAAACCGATCAGCCTTCCGGCGACCTGGAATACCACCAGAACATCGCCGCAGGGTATACATCTTATACTTATACAACCAAAAAACGGTATACGATCAAGGGTGGACTGCGGTACGAACATACGTTTATTGATGCAAGCACCAATGAAGGCGTGGTGGGTGTAGGCAACTATGGCGTGCTGGTACCGAGTGTCAACGCATCGAAGACTTTCAAGGGTACTACGGTGAAGCTGGCCTATAACCGCCGTATCCAGCGGCCGGGCCTGCAGCAGCTGAACCCCAACTTCAATGCAGCCAATCCGCAGAACATTACGATCGGTAATCCCGAGCTGCGTCCCGAGCTGACCAACAACTTTGAGGTGGGTTTAAGTAAAAACATCAAAAAAACCTTTGTAAATGCGACATTTTTCGGGCGGGTAACTAACAATGCGATCACCCAGGTGCGCCAGCCGTCGGATACCCTGGAAGGTGCGATCATCACCACTTATGAAAACATCGGGCGGCAGCATGCGTACGGCGTAAACCTGTTTGCCAACATTGCGGCGACCTCCAAAATCAACTTCGGGATTTTTGCCAATGGTTTTTACACCATCCTCACCGGGCAGACGACGGCTCAGAATGGTACTCCCGAGGAGCTGACCAACGATGGTATCAATATCAGCGGGGGGATGTTTGCACAGGCTACCTTCAACAATGGCTGGGCGGCTCAGGCATTCGGTTTTATGCAGGGAACCCAGATCCAGCTGCAGGGAAAGCAGGGCGGATTCGGATTCTATACCGTGGGCGCGAAGAAAGAATTTGCCAACAAGAAAGCGAGTATCGGATTGGCTGCGGAAAACTTTCTTACAAGAAGGTTCAGAATGCGTACGGAGCTGAACTCGATTCAGTTTAACCAGGTAAATAATGTATACCTGTACAACCGCGGCCTGCGACTCACATTTACCTATAAAATCGGAAAAATGACGATGGATGCGCCCCGCAGAAAAGCCAAATCGGTAAATAACGACGACGTAAAAAGCGAAGGCGGCACCCAGGGTAGCGGTACACAGGGCGGTCAGCCAGGAGGCGGACGCCAGTAG
- a CDS encoding outer membrane lipoprotein-sorting protein, translating into MKTNKLIALLTATCISVGSYAQTVDEIVAKHVAALGGMDKIKAVNTLVTERSLAVQGMEIPTKTTIVVGKSVRTESTVMGNTMIQVVDDAKGWMVRPTMMGGTGEPEDMPAAQLKQQLSSVDPFGGLVNYKEKGNQVELVGKEKVDKKDVYHLKVTSKEGMSMDEFLDANTYLISKIKVSMDGQDGEIDFTDYKEVDGVKFPNSMEITNPQAGTISFLTNKIVVNAPVDANLFKRPVK; encoded by the coding sequence ATGAAGACGAACAAACTCATTGCCTTGCTTACTGCTACCTGCATTTCTGTTGGTAGTTACGCCCAAACCGTCGACGAGATTGTTGCCAAGCACGTTGCTGCGCTTGGCGGCATGGATAAGATCAAGGCCGTAAACACCCTGGTTACCGAACGGTCGCTGGCCGTGCAGGGTATGGAAATCCCGACGAAGACAACCATTGTAGTAGGCAAATCGGTGCGGACGGAATCCACCGTGATGGGCAATACGATGATCCAGGTAGTGGATGACGCAAAAGGCTGGATGGTGCGGCCGACGATGATGGGCGGTACCGGCGAGCCGGAGGATATGCCCGCAGCCCAGCTGAAACAGCAGCTAAGCTCAGTGGATCCGTTCGGGGGGCTTGTCAACTATAAGGAAAAAGGCAACCAGGTAGAGCTGGTGGGCAAGGAAAAAGTAGATAAAAAAGATGTTTATCACCTGAAAGTAACCAGTAAGGAGGGTATGTCTATGGATGAGTTTCTGGACGCAAATACTTACCTGATATCCAAGATCAAAGTTTCAATGGACGGTCAGGATGGAGAGATCGACTTCACCGACTACAAGGAAGTGGACGGCGTGAAGTTTCCGAATTCAATGGAAATCACCAATCCGCAAGCGGGTACCATATCATTCCTGACCAACAAAATCGTGGTAAATGCACCGGTGGATGCCAATTTGTTCAAGCGGCCGGTGAAGTAG
- a CDS encoding AI-2E family transporter has product MDIDFNNRVRQVYFLLFVTLIGIIIFLELYIFFPGFLGAVTLYILSRKWYFKLTVGRKWKKGLTALLFILAFVICVAAPVYLSFQLLYNKLNILFKDPQQIEAFAKSVSSQIQQWTGQELVTKDLTGNIQKSLTTFVPRLLNSSATIMGNFFMILFLAFFMFVNGVEMEKTLQEYIPLRQQNIDRLADETNMMVRASAIGIPVISIIQGLCAAVGYWIFGVKDVVLLGFMTGIFAFFPVVGTAVIWLPLVIFLFSSGESGKAIGLAIYSVVVTGNIDYVARITLLKKIGDIHPITTILGLIVGLKLFGFWGFIFGPLLISYFLLLIRIYRSEFGPTKAA; this is encoded by the coding sequence ATGGATATCGACTTCAACAACCGCGTCCGGCAGGTGTACTTTCTGCTGTTTGTAACCCTCATCGGGATCATTATCTTTCTTGAACTGTACATCTTTTTTCCGGGCTTCCTGGGCGCAGTTACCCTGTATATTCTTTCAAGAAAATGGTATTTCAAACTGACCGTTGGGAGAAAATGGAAGAAGGGCCTGACTGCCCTGTTGTTCATACTGGCATTTGTGATTTGTGTTGCAGCGCCGGTGTACCTTTCATTTCAGCTGTTATACAACAAGCTGAACATCCTTTTCAAGGATCCTCAGCAAATTGAAGCATTCGCCAAGTCCGTATCTTCCCAGATCCAGCAATGGACAGGGCAGGAGCTGGTAACCAAAGACCTGACGGGCAATATACAGAAAAGCCTTACCACCTTTGTTCCCCGGTTACTCAACAGTTCCGCCACCATAATGGGTAACTTCTTCATGATCCTGTTTCTGGCATTTTTCATGTTTGTCAATGGTGTGGAAATGGAAAAAACACTGCAGGAATACATTCCATTGCGGCAGCAGAACATAGACCGCCTTGCCGACGAGACCAACATGATGGTGCGTGCCAGTGCCATCGGTATCCCTGTTATTTCCATTATTCAGGGACTTTGCGCTGCGGTGGGTTACTGGATTTTCGGGGTAAAAGACGTGGTGTTGCTGGGATTTATGACGGGGATCTTCGCCTTTTTCCCGGTGGTCGGTACCGCTGTGATCTGGTTGCCTTTGGTGATTTTTCTGTTCTCATCAGGTGAAAGCGGCAAGGCGATCGGGCTGGCGATTTATAGTGTGGTAGTAACCGGCAACATTGATTATGTCGCCCGCATCACACTTTTGAAAAAGATCGGCGACATTCACCCGATCACCACCATTCTCGGGCTGATCGTCGGGCTGAAACTGTTCGGCTTCTGGGGCTTCATCTTCGGTCCGCTGCTGATCAGCTATTTCTTGCTCCTCATCCGGATTTACCGCAGCGAGTTCGGTCCCACGAAGGCCGCGTAG
- a CDS encoding dihydrodipicolinate synthase family protein, with product MLIEDIKNLLFDGTVIPAHPLALNAALQLDEQKQRGLTRYYMASGAGGIAIGVHTTQFEIRDPAVNLFEKVLEITADEIAKADLKRPFIKVAGICGLTPQASREATIAAKLGYDMGLVSMAAFRNESESEIIAHVKTIAGIIPVFGFYLQTAIGGRAYSYDFWRQFAEIPNVYAIKIAAFNRYQTLDVVRAVAHSSRREEIALYTGNDDNIVADLLTPYRFNIDGQMVEKRFVGGLLGHWAVWTLSAVELLAAVKSTLAGPAADALNMLATNVAVTDMNAAIFDPAHGFHGCITGVHEVLRRQGLLDGIWTLNPAENLSPGQSEEITRVIEAYPHLVDDAFVAALLEKENSLT from the coding sequence ATGTTAATAGAAGATATAAAAAACCTGCTGTTCGACGGGACGGTGATACCGGCTCATCCGCTGGCGCTGAATGCTGCCTTACAGCTGGATGAGCAAAAGCAGCGCGGCCTTACGCGGTATTACATGGCCAGCGGGGCCGGCGGTATTGCCATTGGCGTACACACCACCCAGTTCGAGATCCGCGATCCGGCAGTCAACCTGTTTGAAAAAGTACTGGAAATTACCGCCGACGAAATTGCGAAAGCAGACCTGAAAAGGCCCTTCATCAAGGTGGCAGGCATATGCGGCCTTACGCCCCAGGCATCGCGTGAGGCGACGATAGCGGCAAAGCTCGGCTACGATATGGGGTTGGTCAGCATGGCGGCTTTCAGAAATGAGTCCGAATCAGAAATCATTGCACACGTAAAAACCATTGCAGGTATCATACCGGTATTCGGATTTTACCTGCAGACGGCCATTGGCGGAAGAGCATACAGCTATGATTTCTGGCGCCAGTTTGCCGAAATCCCCAATGTTTACGCCATCAAAATTGCTGCATTCAACCGCTACCAAACGCTGGACGTGGTGCGGGCTGTTGCCCACTCGTCGCGGCGGGAGGAGATCGCCCTTTATACAGGCAATGACGACAACATCGTGGCCGACCTGCTGACGCCCTACCGCTTTAACATCGACGGGCAAATGGTCGAGAAAAGATTTGTTGGCGGACTGCTCGGGCACTGGGCGGTATGGACCCTAAGTGCAGTGGAGTTGCTTGCTGCTGTGAAAAGTACGCTGGCCGGACCTGCTGCGGATGCTCTCAATATGCTGGCAACCAATGTGGCAGTGACGGACATGAATGCTGCGATCTTTGATCCGGCGCATGGATTCCATGGCTGCATTACAGGCGTGCATGAGGTACTCCGCCGGCAGGGGCTACTGGACGGCATCTGGACGCTAAACCCGGCCGAAAACCTGTCTCCCGGTCAATCCGAGGAGATCACGCGGGTCATTGAAGCCTATCCGCACCTGGTTGATGATGCATTTGTCGCTGCATTGCTTGAGAAAGAAAACAGTTTGACCTGA
- a CDS encoding NAD-dependent epimerase/dehydratase family protein, whose product MIDIEALEEKWLAPSAALIDAVRQIDGDILILGAGGKIGPSIARLARRALDQSGSNKRVIGVSRFSEEGLAAALNAEGIETIVADILDDAQLQALPEVGNVLYLAGTKFGTSGNEPYTWAMNTYLPGRVAAKFRNARIVVYSTGNVYPFTPVLSGGATEDLRPDPVGEYGQSCLGRERMFQYFSSVYGTPLLIYRLNYAIDFRYGVLLEVAKSVLAGKLVDVTMGHVNVIWQGDANEMAIRSLLHCDTPARLLNVTGPETVPLRWLAQEFGRIFMIEPQFTGEEQSTALLSNAAEAFRLFGYPQTTLKQMIGITAQWLREGGQTINKPTHFQERKGRF is encoded by the coding sequence ATGATTGACATTGAAGCACTTGAAGAAAAGTGGCTCGCGCCTTCCGCTGCACTGATCGACGCTGTCAGGCAAATTGACGGCGATATCCTCATCCTGGGTGCGGGCGGTAAAATCGGACCAAGCATTGCCAGGCTTGCGCGCCGGGCATTGGACCAGTCGGGCAGCAACAAGCGTGTGATTGGCGTGTCAAGGTTCAGTGAAGAAGGCCTGGCTGCTGCACTGAATGCCGAAGGTATCGAAACGATCGTGGCCGACATCCTGGACGACGCCCAGTTGCAGGCGCTTCCCGAGGTTGGGAATGTGCTGTATCTTGCAGGCACCAAGTTCGGTACTTCTGGCAATGAGCCTTATACCTGGGCAATGAACACCTACCTGCCCGGCCGCGTCGCTGCCAAGTTCCGGAACGCACGCATCGTGGTATATTCAACCGGCAATGTGTACCCGTTTACGCCGGTACTTTCCGGTGGCGCCACCGAAGACCTTCGTCCTGATCCCGTGGGTGAGTACGGCCAGTCGTGCCTGGGGCGGGAGCGAATGTTCCAGTACTTTTCGTCGGTTTACGGTACACCCCTGCTGATTTACAGGCTCAATTATGCCATCGATTTCCGATATGGCGTGCTGCTCGAAGTGGCAAAGTCTGTGCTGGCCGGGAAGCTGGTTGACGTGACCATGGGCCATGTCAATGTAATCTGGCAGGGCGATGCCAATGAAATGGCGATCCGGTCGCTGCTGCATTGTGATACCCCGGCCAGGCTGCTCAATGTAACCGGGCCTGAAACCGTACCATTGCGCTGGCTGGCACAGGAATTCGGACGTATATTCATGATCGAACCGCAGTTTACAGGCGAGGAACAATCCACGGCTTTGCTCAGCAATGCAGCCGAGGCTTTCCGCCTTTTCGGCTATCCGCAAACAACCCTGAAACAAATGATCGGCATTACAGCCCAATGGCTGCGGGAAGGCGGGCAGACGATCAACAAGCCCACGCATTTTCAGGAGCGGAAAGGAAGATTTTAG
- a CDS encoding Nramp family divalent metal transporter, whose protein sequence is MANLKDKTLRWLKSLGPGMITAALVFGPSKLTITSKLGAVYGYSLLWVVIVAILFMAVFTGMSTRIGVATHQSLLASVRQKWGKPASVLMGIGVFLVTTSFQAGNSIGVGIAVGELYHTSPVPWILFFNAFGISLLFFRSFYSVLERTMILLIFVKLFSFVTTFFWAEPDAGKIVSGFTTPTIPEGSQGLIIAFIASCFSIVGALYQSYLIQERIRINPALREAKNDSTTGIILLGGMCSIVIICAAAILNPKGIAVNSATDMAKALEPIFGNNASTLFLVGLFGAAFSSLIGNASVGGTLLGDALGLGSNFSSRSVRYLVALVMIIGASIAIRFGKLPLELIVFAQSVTIFIVPFIGTALYMVGNDREIMGDKVNSPLVKVVAGLGLLVIFSLAIINCKELFLNNP, encoded by the coding sequence TTGGCAAACCTGAAAGATAAAACGCTCCGGTGGCTCAAATCGCTCGGACCCGGCATGATTACCGCTGCCCTTGTTTTTGGCCCGAGCAAGCTGACGATTACTTCCAAGCTCGGGGCGGTGTACGGTTACTCACTGCTGTGGGTCGTGATCGTAGCGATTTTGTTCATGGCCGTTTTTACAGGCATGTCCACGCGCATCGGAGTGGCTACACACCAGTCGCTGCTGGCGTCGGTCAGGCAGAAATGGGGGAAGCCGGCCTCGGTGCTCATGGGGATTGGTGTTTTTCTGGTGACTACCTCGTTTCAGGCGGGCAACTCGATCGGGGTTGGGATTGCGGTAGGCGAGTTGTACCATACTTCTCCTGTTCCCTGGATTTTGTTTTTCAATGCATTCGGGATCAGCCTGTTGTTTTTCAGGAGTTTCTACTCGGTACTGGAGCGTACCATGATCCTGCTCATTTTTGTAAAGCTTTTTTCATTTGTCACCACCTTTTTCTGGGCTGAACCTGATGCGGGTAAAATCGTCAGCGGTTTCACCACACCCACCATCCCCGAAGGTTCGCAGGGGCTGATCATCGCATTTATCGCATCCTGCTTTTCCATTGTGGGTGCATTGTACCAGTCGTACCTGATCCAGGAACGCATCCGCATTAACCCGGCTTTGCGCGAGGCCAAAAACGACAGCACCACAGGGATCATATTACTTGGCGGAATGTGCAGTATCGTGATCATTTGTGCTGCGGCGATCCTCAATCCCAAAGGCATAGCGGTTAATTCTGCCACGGATATGGCCAAGGCACTCGAACCTATTTTCGGAAACAATGCATCCACGCTCTTCCTCGTCGGGCTATTCGGAGCTGCATTTTCCTCATTAATCGGCAACGCTTCGGTAGGTGGTACCCTGCTGGGCGACGCGCTGGGGCTGGGCAGTAATTTCAGCTCCCGGTCGGTGCGCTACCTGGTGGCACTGGTCATGATCATCGGCGCTTCCATCGCGATCCGGTTTGGCAAACTCCCGCTCGAACTCATCGTTTTTGCACAAAGCGTGACCATTTTCATTGTACCCTTTATCGGTACGGCCCTGTATATGGTGGGCAACGACCGGGAGATCATGGGCGACAAGGTCAACAGTCCGCTTGTGAAAGTAGTAGCAGGGCTTGGACTGCTCGTCATCTTTTCGCTGGCCATCATCAACTGCAAAGAATTATTCCTGAACAATCCGTAA